In the Danio rerio strain Tuebingen ecotype United States chromosome 8, GRCz12tu, whole genome shotgun sequence genome, one interval contains:
- the LOC110438804 gene encoding serine/threonine-protein kinase pim-1 — protein sequence MAFSKLISRLKKAFGIKRAHEPPREPLASTGNMTENHRHPITDDPPLFQACFPRRATVDDPLPALEIHDLQDEPISSSKFFHTAVNNLELEVLQPSIPDAPAEEDLDSTVKSEVNSFESPVSQQFSTDGIFEAFSGDSVQVDIDSALDEDSESSLNQKVSQDDSADDSALSLTADDETCLDNNDISSRYNLGKQLGEGGFGSVFEGIRIQDGLQVAVKFAQMTPRMQDLCSSHDQPPLEITLASMASSGSRCANIIQLLDWQVFKDHYVMVMERPTPSMDLEAFLQLNGGVLTEQTAQTIMGQAVHAANVCCYREVFHRDIKLQNLLVNPNTLEVKLIDFGCGDYMMESAYSTFSGTEAYMPPEFYKRGCYHAKPATVYSLGVLLFTLLHGDFPTTYDLYYLEHDWSKFTLSQECCDLMWACLQQIPEHRILLGQMPYHDWFMLE from the exons ATGGCCTTTTCAAAGTTAATTTCCCGTTTAAAGAAAGCGTTCGGTATCAAGCGTGCACACGAACCACCCCGTGAGCCACTCGCATCCACCGGCAACATGACAGAAAACCACCGTCATCCGATAACCGATGACCCGCCCCTCTTCCAAGCCTGTTTCCCCAGAAGAGCTACTGTTGATG ATCCGCTCCCTGCACTGGAGATCCATGACCTACAGGACGAGCCGATCAGTAGCTCGAAATTCTTTCACACTGCTGTGAACAATCTGGAGCTGGAGGTTCTCCAACCTTCAATTCCTGATGCTCCAGCAGAAGAAGACTTGGACTCCACTGTGAAATCTGAAGTGAACAGCTTTGAATCTCCAGTGAGCCAGCAGTTCTCAACAGATGGCATCTTTGAAGCGTTCAGCGGAGACTCTGTGCAGGTTGACATTGACTCTGCACTGGATGAAGACTCGGAGTCTTCACTGAACCAGAAGGTCTCACAAGATGACTCCGCTGATGATTCTGCTCTGAGTCTTACAGCAGATGATGAGACCTGTTTGGACAATA ATGACATCAGCTCCCGCTACAATCTGGGAAAGCAGCTCGGTGAAGGAGGTTTCGGCTCTGTTTTTGAGGGGATCCGCATACAGGATGGTCTGCAG GTGGCTGTTAAATTTGCCCAAATGACACCACGTATGCAAGATCTCTGCTCT tctcATGACCAGCCACCTCTAGAGATCACCTTGGCAAGTATGGCCAGCAGTGGCTCCAGGTGTGCCAATATAATTCAGCTCCTAGACTGGCAGGTCTTCAAAGACCATTATGTCATGGTCATGGAGCGGCCTACGCCAAGTATGGACCTGGAGGCATTCCTGCAACTCAACGGAGGCGTCCTCACCGAGCAAACGGCACAAACTATCATGGGCCAAGCTGTTCATGCTGCCAATGTTTGCTGCTACCGGGAAGTATTCCACAGAGACATTAAGCTGCAAAACCTGCTTGTAAACCCAAACACACTGGAGGTCAAACTGATTGACTTCGGCTGCGGAGATTACATGATGGAATCAGCATACTCCACCTTTTCTG GCACAGAAGCGTACATGCCGCCAGAGTTTTACAAAAGAGGATGTTACCATGCCAAACCAGCAACTGTCTATTCTCTTGGGGTTCTTCTCTTCACATTGCTGCATGGAGATTTCCCAACGACGTATGACCTGTACTACCTGGAGCATGACTggtccaaatttaccctctctcaAG AATGCTGTGATCTGATGTGGGCTTGTCTGCAGCAGATTCCAGAGCACAGAATTCTTCTAGGACAGATGCCTTACCACGACTGGTTCATGCTGGAGTAG